The Synechococcus sp. WH 8101 sequence ACGTGATGGTCTGAACCATTGCTCTGGCCTGGGGATCCGGCGCAATCGCCGGACCTGCGACACGTTCTGGAGGCCCGGCTAGCGGACGGGCACAGAAGCGCGAAGCAAACAAAAACACTACACCACAGCTTGACTCCACTTCAGAAGTCTCATCTCTGCTGCCACACTGGCCGCAGTTGGTTCGGTTCCATGCCGCTGCTGCTCTCCGGTCGTGGCTTCCGGCGCGAGCTTGAGTCGGAAGGGTGCATGGCCGTGCATGCGCCGCTTGAGGGTGGGGCGGAAACCCGCTTGCTGCGCCGTCTTCGCGCTGCTGGATACCGCACACTTCTCACGTCGGCGCGGGGCCTCGGTGATCCTGAGGTCTATCTCTTTCAAAAGCATGGTGTGCGACCTCCCCACCTGGGCCATCAGAGCGTCGGCCGCGGTGCCGCGGTTGGTGAAGTGCACGATGTGATGCCCTGGCTCGGTGAGCGTCTGCTCGGAGATCAACCCGTTGTGCTCTGGCTTCTGGAGGGCCAGGTGCTGTCACGTTCGGAACTGTTGTCGCTGTGCGCTCTGACGCGACGGGAGCCCCGCCTCAAGGTGGTGGTGGAGATGGGCGGTGCCAGGAGCTTGCGTTGGGAGCCTCTGGCCACCCTGCTCGGAGCCTGAGCCCCTGTGACCGCTCCGGCGTTGTCGGCGGATTCCGCCGAACGCGCTCTGACCCAGGGGCGTTGGGTCAAGTTGATCTGCGGGGCCAGCAATCAGGATCTGCCTGCGATCGCCGATCTTTGTGCTGTGTATGCCATGGCGGGGGTGCACTGTGTGGATGTGGCTGCTGATCCCGCCGTGGTCCATGCCGCCAGGGAAGGGTTGGCCTGGGCGCAAGAGCGCCAGGCCCATCGTCCCTGGTTGATGGTGAGCATCAGCGATGGTCAGGATCCCCACTTCCGCAAGGCGTTCTTTGTGCCGGAGCGCTGCCCGTCCGATTGCTCCAGGCCCTGCGAGCGGGTCTGCCCGGCGATGGCGATCAGTCCAGGTGCAGGGGTGTCACCCAGCCTCTGTTACGGCTGCGGTCGTTGTTTGCCCGCTTGTCCTCTGGGGCTGATCGAGACCCGGGAGCACCGAATCGGCAGGGATGGGTTGACCGACCTGCTGCGAGAGCTCAGGCCGGATGCTCTGGAGATTCACACCGCGCCCGGCCGGGCCGAGGCCTTCGACGCGACGCTCGCCGCCATCGGCGCTGCGACGGTTCCCCTCAGGCGTCTGGCGGTCAGCTGCGGTCTTGAGGGGCATCACTGCACGGCTGCCGACCTGTCGCGGGAGCTCTGGAGTCGTCATGCAGCCTTGCGGGCCAGGGCTCAGCGCCCTCTCTGGCAGCTCGACGGCCGCCCGATGCGTGGTGATGTTGGTGCGGGAACGGCCCGTGCCGCCGTGCGCCTGTGGCGTCAGTTGCGTCCCCTGGCGCCCCCCGGGCCGCTCCAGTTGGCCGGTGGCACGAACGCGGCCACGATCGATCTACTGCCCACCAGCTCCGATGGCGGGCCGGCAGGGGTGGCCTTCGGGGGCATGGCCCGTGCCCTGTTGCAACCGCTGCTGCAGGAGGCCGAACGGCGCGGTCAACGGCTGCGGGACTGGCCGGAGGGATGGTCCATCGCGCTGCAGCGGGCCGAGGCACTGATCCGCCCTTGGTTGCAGCGGCCTTTGGGCGCGAAAGCCTGCTAGAAGGCTGATAAGGCCGGGGACTGGCCGGAGAGGGGCATGAGCACCGAGCGGATCACCGACGACCTGGACCGTCTGCTGGCGCTGCTGCCGGCGGATGTGGGTGAAGCGTTGCAACCCGAGGCTCGCCGCGACCAGCTGCTCGAAGTGGTGCTCGATCTGGGTCGGGTCCCGGAAGCCCGTTATCCAGGCCGCTCCCTCGCGCTGGGGGAACGCTGCCTGACTAGGGAGGATCTTCAGAGCACCGTGGAACGCCTGGGGCAGTTCGGTGCTGACAATCGGGCCGGCATTGAGCGCACGCTGCATCGGATCAGTGCGATCCGGAATCGTCGCGGTGATGTGGTCGGCTTGACCTGCCGGGTCGGACGTGCCGTGTTTGGCACGGTGGCCCTGGTGCGCGACCTGCTCGACAGTGGACAGTCGCTGCTGTTGATGGGCCGTCCCGGGGTTGGCAAAACCACCGCCCTTCGGGAAATCGCCCGTGTCCTCGCTGATGAGCTGGAACAACGGGTGGTGGTGATCGACACCAGCAACGAGATCGCAGGCGATGGCGACATTCCCCATCCGGCGATCGGTCGGGCCAGGCGCATGCAGGTTGCGCGCCCGGAATTGCAGCATCAGGTGATGATCGAGGCCGTGGAGAACCACATGCCCGAGGTCATCGTGATCGATGAAATCGGCACGGAACTCGAAGCTCAGGCTGCCCGCACGATCGCGGAGCGTGGCGTGATGCTGGTGGCCACCGCCCATGGCAATGCCCTCGCCAATCTGATCAAGAACCCCACCCTCTGCGATCTGGTGGGTGGCATCGAATCGGTCACGCTCGGCGATGAGGAGGCCCGCCGTCGACGCAGTCAGAAAACCGTGCTGGAGCGCGCCGCTGAACCCACCTTTCCCCTGGCGGTGGAGATGCACAGCCGCCATCGCTGGGCCGTGCATGCCGATGTGGGTCGCACGGTGGATCTGCTCCTGCGCGGTCAGACGCCCCGGCCCCAGGAGCGCTCGCTTGCGGCCGACGGCTCTGTTCAGCTGGTGGAGTCGCCTGACCCGGTGATCGGGGCCAGCCGCCCCCGCGCGAGGCCAACGCGGCAGCTGCGCCAGGCCCACGCTGCGGCGCCTCAACTCGCCGCTGTGCCCACACCGGATCCTGTTGCGACACCCCTCCGGGATGCTGTCGATTCCGCCTCGCCCGCGGAGGATGGTCTGCAGGTGCTCTGTTGCGGCTTGACCCCTCGGCTCGTGGAGGAAGCGAGCCGTCGCCATCGCTGGCCGGTGCGTCTGGTTGACGACCTGGCTGAGGCCGATGT is a genomic window containing:
- a CDS encoding NAD(P)H-quinone oxidoreductase subunit N; this translates as MPLLLSGRGFRRELESEGCMAVHAPLEGGAETRLLRRLRAAGYRTLLTSARGLGDPEVYLFQKHGVRPPHLGHQSVGRGAAVGEVHDVMPWLGERLLGDQPVVLWLLEGQVLSRSELLSLCALTRREPRLKVVVEMGGARSLRWEPLATLLGA
- a CDS encoding LdpA C-terminal domain-containing domain, translating into MTAPALSADSAERALTQGRWVKLICGASNQDLPAIADLCAVYAMAGVHCVDVAADPAVVHAAREGLAWAQERQAHRPWLMVSISDGQDPHFRKAFFVPERCPSDCSRPCERVCPAMAISPGAGVSPSLCYGCGRCLPACPLGLIETREHRIGRDGLTDLLRELRPDALEIHTAPGRAEAFDATLAAIGAATVPLRRLAVSCGLEGHHCTAADLSRELWSRHAALRARAQRPLWQLDGRPMRGDVGAGTARAAVRLWRQLRPLAPPGPLQLAGGTNAATIDLLPTSSDGGPAGVAFGGMARALLQPLLQEAERRGQRLRDWPEGWSIALQRAEALIRPWLQRPLGAKAC
- a CDS encoding AAA family ATPase — its product is MSTERITDDLDRLLALLPADVGEALQPEARRDQLLEVVLDLGRVPEARYPGRSLALGERCLTREDLQSTVERLGQFGADNRAGIERTLHRISAIRNRRGDVVGLTCRVGRAVFGTVALVRDLLDSGQSLLLMGRPGVGKTTALREIARVLADELEQRVVVIDTSNEIAGDGDIPHPAIGRARRMQVARPELQHQVMIEAVENHMPEVIVIDEIGTELEAQAARTIAERGVMLVATAHGNALANLIKNPTLCDLVGGIESVTLGDEEARRRRSQKTVLERAAEPTFPLAVEMHSRHRWAVHADVGRTVDLLLRGQTPRPQERSLAADGSVQLVESPDPVIGASRPRARPTRQLRQAHAAAPQLAAVPTPDPVATPLRDAVDSASPAEDGLQVLCCGLTPRLVEEASRRHRWPVRLVDDLAEADVVLSVRQGLGRQPGLRRQAREARVPILVIKADTLPQVERALERLLSRRAAAEPPTVSADQADALAALEECRLAVERVVVPQGRPVELLPRTEDVRRMQADLVARYRLRSDVFGRADQQRLRVFPP